One genomic segment of Culturomica massiliensis includes these proteins:
- the lpxD gene encoding UDP-3-O-(3-hydroxymyristoyl)glucosamine N-acyltransferase produces MEFKAKDIAALLNGVVEGDPEVCVNNVSKIEEGRPNTLAFLANPKYEHYIYTTEASVVLVNQDFVAAHAVSCTLIRVASAYEAIAKLLQMYENMRPQPSGIEQPSYISENAVIGEKPYVGAFAYIGKGVRIGNHVKIYPQAYIGDGVTIGDNTTIFAGVKIYHGCVVGNGCTIHAGTVIGADGFGFAPSSEGYNKVAQIGNVIIEDHVEIGANTCIDRATMGSTRIGKGVKLDNLIQIAHNVVVGENTVMASQCGIAGTAKIGANCMLGGQAGVAGHLEVGNGVKIAGQAGIGGKIADGAVVMGAPAFDAGQYQKCYVLFRKFPELYTRIREMEKEIQTLKSKQ; encoded by the coding sequence ATGGAATTTAAAGCAAAGGATATAGCAGCTTTATTAAACGGAGTTGTAGAGGGTGATCCGGAGGTATGTGTGAATAATGTTTCCAAGATTGAGGAAGGAAGGCCGAATACGCTCGCTTTTTTAGCTAATCCGAAATACGAGCATTATATATATACGACGGAGGCATCTGTCGTTTTGGTAAATCAGGATTTTGTGGCTGCTCATGCCGTATCGTGCACATTGATACGTGTGGCTTCTGCTTATGAAGCTATCGCAAAATTATTGCAGATGTATGAGAATATGCGTCCGCAGCCAAGTGGAATAGAACAACCGTCATATATTAGTGAGAACGCCGTCATTGGGGAAAAACCCTATGTCGGCGCTTTTGCTTATATCGGTAAAGGTGTGCGTATTGGCAATCATGTAAAGATTTACCCCCAGGCTTATATCGGAGATGGGGTGACGATCGGAGACAATACGACTATTTTTGCCGGAGTGAAGATTTATCACGGTTGTGTTGTGGGTAACGGATGTACGATTCATGCCGGAACTGTGATCGGTGCGGATGGTTTTGGGTTTGCTCCTTCTTCCGAAGGGTATAATAAAGTAGCTCAGATTGGAAATGTGATTATTGAAGATCATGTGGAAATCGGAGCTAATACTTGTATCGACCGGGCAACGATGGGATCGACCCGTATCGGTAAAGGTGTAAAATTGGATAATCTGATTCAGATTGCCCACAATGTGGTTGTCGGAGAGAATACGGTGATGGCTTCTCAGTGTGGTATTGCCGGGACGGCTAAGATCGGTGCAAATTGTATGTTAGGAGGACAGGCCGGAGTTGCCGGGCATTTGGAGGTCGGAAACGGGGTGAAGATTGCCGGGCAGGCGGGAATCGGTGGTAAAATTGCTGATGGGGCTGTTGTTATGGGTGCTCCGGCATTTGATGCCGGTCAATATCAGAAATGTTACGTACTATTCAGAAAATTCCCTGAATTATATACACGTATCCGGGAAATGGAAAAAGAAATTCAAACATTAAAGTCAAAACAATAA
- a CDS encoding bifunctional UDP-3-O-[3-hydroxymyristoyl] N-acetylglucosamine deacetylase/3-hydroxyacyl-ACP dehydratase yields MSVKQRTLKAEFSLKGKGLHTGKEVCVTFKPAEENSGYKIIRTDVEGRPVVPALAEYVKFVERASCLEKDGICIYTMEHAMAALYGCGIDNCDIELEGEEFPILDGSSRFYVEAIEKAGIQEQTAERRYFEVKEKMEFVSEDAQTKITLLPDTDYSINLVVAYDSPYLSMQYATYSAQHSDFAKEIAPCRTFVFLREVEFLFANNLIKGGDLQNAIVIVDKEVSAEEIDRLAKQFGYEDIEVRQGILNNLELYFGNEPARHKLLDVIGDLALCGRFIKGRVIAERPGHKANTAMAQKIYKAVLNEEKDDAYPINIDFEKEPLMDINKIRALLPHRPPFLLVDKIYKVTDDMVIGCKNVTMNEPFFVGHFPEEPVMPGVLIVEAMAQCGGILVLSGVPDPENYSTYFMKIDGIKFRKKVVPGDTLIFKLITLAPVKRGIVTMKGYAFVGKKLVCEGEFMAQVAKTKN; encoded by the coding sequence ATGTCAGTAAAACAACGTACGCTAAAAGCAGAGTTTTCCCTAAAGGGTAAAGGGTTGCATACGGGAAAAGAAGTATGCGTGACTTTTAAACCGGCAGAAGAAAATTCCGGTTATAAAATTATAAGAACAGATGTGGAAGGTAGGCCGGTTGTACCGGCTTTGGCTGAATATGTGAAGTTTGTGGAACGTGCCAGTTGCCTGGAAAAAGACGGTATATGCATATATACCATGGAACATGCCATGGCAGCTCTTTACGGTTGCGGTATCGATAATTGCGATATCGAACTGGAAGGGGAAGAATTTCCGATCCTGGACGGTAGTTCCCGTTTTTATGTCGAGGCTATTGAAAAGGCCGGTATTCAGGAGCAGACGGCAGAACGACGCTATTTTGAGGTGAAGGAGAAAATGGAGTTCGTTTCTGAAGATGCGCAAACGAAGATTACATTACTGCCGGATACGGATTATAGTATAAATCTGGTTGTTGCTTATGATTCTCCTTATTTGTCGATGCAATATGCCACTTATTCTGCACAGCATTCGGATTTTGCAAAAGAAATTGCTCCGTGCCGTACTTTTGTTTTTTTACGGGAAGTGGAGTTTCTTTTTGCCAATAACCTGATTAAAGGAGGAGATTTGCAGAATGCCATTGTTATTGTGGATAAAGAGGTTTCAGCAGAGGAGATCGACCGTTTGGCCAAGCAATTCGGATATGAGGACATCGAAGTGCGTCAAGGCATTTTGAATAATCTGGAGCTTTATTTTGGAAATGAGCCGGCCCGTCACAAATTGCTGGATGTTATCGGAGACCTGGCGTTGTGCGGTCGTTTTATAAAGGGACGTGTGATTGCAGAGAGACCGGGACATAAAGCGAATACGGCCATGGCACAGAAGATATACAAGGCGGTATTGAACGAGGAAAAAGACGATGCATATCCGATAAATATCGATTTCGAGAAAGAACCTTTGATGGATATCAATAAAATCCGTGCTTTGCTGCCTCATCGTCCGCCTTTCTTGCTGGTGGATAAGATTTACAAGGTAACGGATGATATGGTGATCGGATGTAAGAATGTCACCATGAACGAACCTTTCTTTGTCGGTCATTTTCCGGAAGAGCCGGTAATGCCGGGTGTGTTGATTGTGGAAGCAATGGCACAGTGCGGAGGAATTCTGGTGTTGAGCGGGGTGCCTGATCCGGAGAATTACTCGACTTATTTTATGAAAATAGACGGAATAAAATTTCGTAAAAAAGTAGTGCCGGGAGATACGTTGATTTTTAAATTAATCACGCTGGCCCCTGTAAAACGTGGCATTGTGACGATGAAAGGATATGCTTTCGTCGGTAAAAAACTGGTTTGCGAAGGAGAATTTATGGCTCAAGTAGCAAAAACCAAGAACTAA
- the rimP gene encoding ribosome assembly cofactor RimP, translating to MKTVEEIKTITEGIIGDSELFVVEIKVLKNNIIEIFIDSPKGINIDTCSRISRQIEACLDREDEDFELTVSSAGIGYPFKVAGQYQKNIGNKVVVKTVDTLRAEGILKAYDGEKIILECEEKRPVEGKKKKETVKVEKTILLSDIKEIKDVVEIK from the coding sequence ATGAAAACTGTAGAAGAAATAAAAACGATCACAGAAGGGATCATCGGTGATTCCGAATTATTTGTAGTTGAAATCAAAGTTTTAAAAAACAATATCATCGAAATTTTCATCGACTCTCCGAAAGGTATAAATATCGACACCTGCAGCCGGATCAGTCGGCAAATAGAAGCCTGTCTGGACAGGGAAGATGAAGATTTCGAACTTACAGTCTCCAGTGCCGGTATCGGTTATCCTTTTAAAGTCGCCGGCCAATACCAAAAAAACATCGGCAACAAAGTCGTCGTGAAAACGGTAGATACCCTCCGGGCAGAAGGTATTTTAAAAGCCTATGACGGAGAAAAAATTATACTGGAATGCGAAGAGAAAAGACCGGTAGAAGGCAAAAAGAAAAAAGAAACTGTTAAAGTCGAAAAAACAATTCTTTTATCCGATATCAAAGAAATTAAGGATGTCGTCGAGATAAAATAA
- the lpxA gene encoding acyl-ACP--UDP-N-acetylglucosamine O-acyltransferase: MKQPLAYVHPEAQIADNVVIEPFVTIDKNVVIEEGTRIGSNVTILEGTYIGKNCKIFPGAVIAAVPQDLKFKGEKSIVKIGDNTTIRECVTVNRGTAAKGVTQIGNNCLIMAYAHIAHDCTIGNNCIITNACQLAGEVVVDDYAILGGMSAVHQFVHIGKHVMIQGGSLIGKDVPPYVKAGRLPLSYAGVNSIGLRRREFTNEKINEIQDIYRILYQSGLNNSDAIERIEAEMPASKERDEIIMFVRNSKRGIMKGYLG, from the coding sequence ATGAAACAACCGTTGGCATACGTTCATCCCGAAGCACAGATTGCAGACAACGTGGTGATAGAGCCGTTTGTAACGATAGATAAAAATGTCGTAATTGAGGAAGGGACGCGTATCGGTTCAAATGTAACGATTCTGGAAGGAACTTATATCGGTAAGAATTGCAAGATTTTTCCGGGAGCTGTTATTGCAGCCGTTCCCCAGGACTTAAAGTTCAAAGGAGAAAAATCTATTGTAAAGATAGGTGATAATACGACAATCCGCGAATGCGTGACTGTTAATCGCGGGACTGCAGCTAAAGGAGTTACACAAATAGGAAATAATTGTTTGATTATGGCTTATGCCCATATCGCTCACGATTGTACCATCGGTAATAACTGTATTATAACGAATGCTTGTCAATTAGCGGGTGAGGTTGTGGTGGATGATTACGCTATTTTAGGCGGAATGAGTGCTGTGCATCAGTTTGTCCATATCGGTAAGCATGTTATGATTCAGGGCGGTTCCTTGATCGGTAAGGATGTACCTCCTTATGTAAAAGCCGGACGTTTGCCGCTTTCTTATGCGGGTGTGAATTCTATCGGTTTGCGCCGCCGGGAATTTACCAATGAGAAAATCAATGAAATTCAGGATATTTATCGTATTCTTTATCAATCCGGGTTGAATAATTCGGATGCCATCGAGAGAATAGAAGCTGAAATGCCTGCTTCCAAGGAAAGAGATGAGATCATCATGTTTGTCCGTAACAGTAAGCGGGGAATCATGAAAGGATATCTGGGATAA
- the nusA gene encoding transcription termination factor NusA, with protein MENLNLVESFAEFKEFKNIDRATLMSVLEDIFRNMLLKKYGTDENFDIIINIDKGDLEIWRNRIVVEDKDLQNPNTEIALSEAKKIDEDYEIGEDVTDEVKLKDFGRRSVLALRQNLSSRILELEKDNIYTKYKDRVGQIILGEVYQVWKKEILVLDDEGNELIIPKQEQIPSDFFKKGDTIKAVVIRVEMRNSNPYIILSRTSPVFLERLFENEVPEIFDGLITIKNIVRAPGERAKVAVESYDDRIDPVGACVGMKGSRIHGIVRELRNENIDVINYTNNLQLYITRALNPAKINHIEIDDKNKKANVYLNPEEVSLAIGKGGLNIKLASQLTGYEIDVYREFDEAQEEEDVNLDEFKDEIEPWVIDELKKVGCDTAKSVLELNEDELEKRTDLEIETIREVISILKAEFE; from the coding sequence ATGGAAAATCTTAATTTAGTAGAATCATTTGCCGAATTTAAAGAATTCAAAAACATTGACAGAGCTACTTTAATGAGTGTATTGGAAGATATTTTCAGAAATATGCTCTTGAAAAAATATGGAACAGACGAAAATTTTGACATTATCATTAATATTGACAAAGGAGACCTGGAAATCTGGAGAAACCGGATAGTTGTTGAAGACAAAGATTTACAGAATCCGAACACGGAAATCGCTTTAAGCGAAGCCAAGAAAATTGATGAAGATTACGAAATCGGAGAAGACGTTACCGACGAAGTAAAATTGAAAGATTTCGGCCGGCGTTCCGTACTTGCTTTAAGACAAAACCTCTCTTCCAGAATCCTGGAACTGGAAAAAGACAACATTTACACCAAATACAAAGACAGAGTAGGCCAGATCATTTTAGGAGAAGTATATCAGGTGTGGAAAAAAGAAATACTTGTTCTCGATGATGAAGGCAACGAACTGATTATTCCCAAGCAAGAACAGATTCCCTCTGACTTCTTCAAAAAAGGAGATACGATTAAAGCAGTCGTTATCCGGGTAGAAATGCGGAATTCAAATCCCTATATCATCCTTTCCAGAACTTCACCTGTATTTTTGGAAAGACTTTTCGAGAATGAAGTACCGGAAATATTCGACGGCCTGATCACAATTAAAAATATCGTACGGGCTCCGGGAGAACGGGCTAAAGTTGCAGTCGAATCCTATGACGATCGTATCGATCCGGTCGGAGCTTGTGTCGGTATGAAAGGTTCCCGTATACACGGTATCGTACGTGAATTGAGAAACGAGAATATCGATGTCATCAATTACACCAATAATCTCCAATTATACATTACACGTGCATTGAATCCGGCTAAGATCAACCACATTGAAATCGACGATAAAAACAAAAAAGCCAATGTTTACCTGAATCCGGAAGAAGTTTCTCTGGCAATCGGGAAAGGCGGTCTCAACATCAAATTAGCCAGTCAGCTGACCGGTTATGAAATCGACGTGTACAGAGAATTCGACGAAGCCCAGGAAGAAGAGGATGTGAACCTCGACGAATTCAAAGACGAAATCGAACCGTGGGTCATCGACGAATTGAAAAAAGTCGGATGTGATACAGCGAAGAGTG